In Cherax quadricarinatus isolate ZL_2023a chromosome 38, ASM3850222v1, whole genome shotgun sequence, the DNA window CTTTTGTAACTTTAACACCAGGATAAGGTCCGTCCccattattcatatttttcagaTTTGTGAAAGTTgcagtgtcaccatcactcaccatcacgtCAAACCGCATATTATAATCAAGTGATCTTGGCCACAGTATCTTTGCGGCCTCCACTTCCAtattgtcggaagtgccactgTAATTTTTCGCACATTTGGGACTGTGCTTTACCCTTTCAGTATCATATTTTATTTGAGTTATTTTCTTTTTATCTAATAGTGTTTTCAATACACTACAGCGAGAACAATATTTGGATAACACAAAATAATCAAGCACAAGTTTGGTTTCCGCATCAATGGCAACTCCTAACCCAAGATTGGAATCATGACCTCGGGTATGGCAAGTGCCATCGTATGTCACATTCACAGGTAGAATGCCAACCTCATTTGGCATTTGTCCTAATTTTCCGTATTCATCACGTACAATATTACGAGATTGTTCAAGGATTTTCTCACATTTTTCTATTGCCAGCTTCGTAATGTTTTCTGCATATTGTTGGTAGAGGTGAGAGTTCAGTACAGGAAATGTCTTGAGTGCATTAGCTCTAGAGAAGGAACTGTAACCACCACCACGAAGCATTTCACCATAAACACTCAGACATGTAAAACCATTTAGTTCATGAACTGTATGAGGTTCTTCATCACATTTTACTTCACATTCTTCACACTCTACTGTCACAAATGTTTCAAGGTGACGTTTGGTAAACTCAACTTTTACCTTTTTACTCAAACAATCGGGACAATTCTTTATTACAACCTGTTCAAAAGATTTCTTTTTAATTACCACATATTCATCATGGCAAACTTCCACTGCTGGACTCGGATATGATACACGTTTTGTGGCACTGTTCATAGGTGTTACCACAGGTGTTTCACTGGCAGGTGTTGCTTCTGGCACTTCGTTCTCTTTTTCACCGTCTGTGTCGGCGAAAGTCACAGAAAGAACGTCATGCCTTGACAGTCGTGATATAAAAGGCACGGGTTCACTCACTGGTAAGTTATCAAGTTCAAGGTCAGATAAACACGTATCTACAGAGGAAACATCAGTGGAAACATCAATGTCTTCAACATTTGAGGAACGTTGTCTCTGTCTAAGTTTATGCTTCCTTATGTTTGATTTCAACAGATGTTCAGTGAAGGACTCATTATCATCAGGTTCAGACAGCAGAGGTAGAGAGGTAGTAACACTAGGGACACCACAAGTAATGGCGGCAGGACAAGACTCAGTGTTCTCTTCCTTGTTACTCTCTCCACCTACATGAAAGTTTCGTTTAGCAATTCTCCGCTTCGACCTTGCCACACTCAACTGTAATTTCCATTTCCTGCTTATACCCTTGGCTTTCGGCATGATTCAAGCTTGAAGTAATAGAAATACAGGCAGAATAGGTATGGCTCTGAGCAGCAAACACCGCACTCAAGGGTTCAAGGGTAACTGAGCGTCTCATCCCAGTGACAGCTGGTGAAGATGCCATGTACTGTATTTTACACTACACGTATTCAAATTCAAGTTTACAATAAGAGTGTTTAAAGTGTGTAATTACAAtaatgatttgtagtgcaaagagagccactatcatgccttggcATCACGGGCAATCTAAATTTAGtggtttacattattattattattattattattattattattattattattattattattattattattattattattattattattattattattattataatcaaggggaagcgctaaacccggaggattatacaacgcctggggggggatgtggaaggcattcaggcttaattcggggaactggagcacagatccaattccctaaatcaagagcccctcaccaacatcaaggaaccttccttgagggatagTGGTTTacagactacctggagtctactttttttttttttttttttttacacagagtttgagaaggttagttaaggatccctagctttactgacaagctatttacaggttagggattcctaactttattggcaagctaagagctgttacctacctagagggcattccggggatcaacgcccccgcggcccggtccacgaccaggcctcccggtggatcagggcctgatcaacgaggctgttactgctggccgcacacaatccaacgtacgaaccacagcccggctgatccggcaccgtctttaggtatctgtccagctccctcttgaagacaaccaggggtcttcccgtaatgccccttattgctggtgggaggctattgaacagtcttgggccccggacacttactgcgttatctcttagtgtaccagtgacgcccctacttttcactgggggtatgttgcatcgcctgccaagtcttgctttcgtatggagtgattgctgtgtgcatattagggaccaatccctccagaatcttccaggtgtagcttatgatacatctctctcgcctgcggtctagtgagtacaagtcaagtgcttccaggcgctcccagtagttaaggtgtttgatggaacttatacgtgcagtaaaggttctctacattctctagttctgcagtttcacctgccttgaatgaggatgttaatgtacaacagtattccagcctagaaagaataagtgatttaaaaaggatcatcattggcttagcatctcttgtcttgaatgttctcagtggcccggtggtctggtgggtggcccggtggtctggtggctaaagctcccacttctcacacggagggcccgggttcgattcccggcgggtggaaattccgacacgtttccttacacctattgtcctgttcacctagcagcaaataggtacctgggtgttagtcgactggtgtgggtcgcatcctgggggacaagattaaggaccccaatggaaataagttagacagtcctcgatgacgcactgactttcttgggttatcctgggtggctaaccctccggggttaaaaatccgaacaaaatcttatcttatcttatcttatccatcctatcagtttcctagcagatgtgataatggcattgttgtggtccttgaaggtgaggtcttcggacataccacacccaggtccttcacattacttttccgctctatttgtcagcatagttgctgatcctcctttacatgtgttgtatgcatagattatttgagtattatagtaccatccatgtgctttatatagaagctccctaggcctgtgactgtatgacgtcacgggatacagcatcagtgagacgagctgcctcgtcctcactccacgggtagacatccagcaagcaagcaggcaggcctgggctcccacc includes these proteins:
- the LOC128693037 gene encoding uncharacterized protein isoform X1; this encodes MPKAKGISRKWKLQLSVARSKRRIAKRNFHVGGESNKEENTESCPAAITCGVPSVTTSLPLLSEPDDNESFTEHLLKSNIRKHKLRQRQRSSNVEDIDVSTDVSSVDTCLSDLELDNLPVSEPVPFISRLSRHDVLSVTFADTDGEKENEVPEATPASETPVVTPMNSATKRVSYPSPAVEVCHDEYVVIKKKSFEQVVIKNCPDCLSKKVKVEFTKRHLETFVTVECEECEVKCDEEPHTVHELNGFTCLSVYGEMLRGGGYSSFSRANALKTFPVLNSHLYQQYAENITKLAIEKCEKILEQSRNIVRDEYGKLGQMPNEVGILPVNVTYDGTCHTRGHDSNLGLGVAIDAETKLVLDYFVLSKYCSRCSVLKTLLDKKKITQIKYDTERVKHSPKCAKNYSGTSDNMEVEAAKILWPRSLDYNMRFDVMVSDGDTATFTNLKNMNNGDGPYPGVKVTKEECINHFSKRLKHRLGQLVKNAYSEKLLESGKKGKQFSLRGKDSLTDATIHKLASYFVNNIRKHMNADVKSMRNGVLASLYHCISTDEKPQHHLCPVGADSWCFHQRATSNNETPPSHNTMEVRLRLEPEDEAAVKKIYEELTSEEMMLCLKGCTQITNKSLHQLVGTYCPKTIYKVKRDLDFASAVAVSEYNAGYEKSCLDTSFGLKRSSVTQQKLRQLDARMQLPQGHQRKRIVKDTSYVPGGY